Within the Salipiger profundus genome, the region AGCGAGCCCGCGAAAATGGCGGTCGGCTTCGTCGTGCATCGTGCGGGTGATCTGGAGGGCACGTGCAACGTCCATCAGCGCAGCTTCTACAGGGTCGATCTCCAGGCCGCGCGCGAAATCTTCGAGGTTCGTCCTGATATTCATCTTCATCTGCCCCCTCAGGCTTGACGGATTCGCTGATCCGTCTTACAGTTTTTGACGTTTTCGTAGGACGGAAAGCGAAAAAAGAAGCCGCGAGCAAGCGGCGAGAATCCTACGATATCGTCATACTAACACATGCGGGAGCGTCATGTCAAATTCTACGGATTCCAATGGTGGGTTCGGTGACAGGTTACGTCAAGCCAGAGAGGCGCGAGGGATCAACCAAACGGAACTTGCGGCAAAGACCGGGTTACAACCATCAGCAATCGGCCATTTCGAGAAGGAGCGGCGCAAGCCTTCGTTTGCAAACATTCGGGCCCTCGCGAAGGCATTGAGCGTTACGTCAGACTACTTGCTCGGAAGGACCAGTGACATGGCCGGGGCAACAACGGCTTTTCGCGGTGAAGAAAATTTGTCGGATGACGACCGAGAACACATCCAAATGATGATTGATCTCATGAACCAGAGAAAGTCAGGTCGTTGAGCAAATTCCGAATTCATATGGCGCGGCGCCAAGGTGAACTCAAAGCAAAAGAAAAAGGCTATGATGCTTTCCCCGTTGATCCGTTTGCGATTGCGGAGACCGAGGACATCTTTGTCGAGCCAAAGGATCCCGGCCGGGTTGGCGTGAGCGGCGGGATCATCTTCCATGATGAGAGCGTTGGCATTTTCTATGCGACCGATATCAAGAGCGAAGGATTTCGCAGGTTTACCGTGGCTCACGAACTTGGCCACTATTTTCTTGAGGGGCATCCCGAGGAAATTCTGAAGACTGCTCCGATCCACATGTCCAGGGCCGGGTTTTCACAAGGGACGAGTTCGATAGAGCTGGAGGCGGATCATTTTGCGTCTGGGCTGCTCATGCCATCGAAACTCGTGGGCGAGGTCATCGGGGGAAGCCGTGTCGGTCTGGATGGGATCATTGCGCTAAGCCAGCTGGCCGAGTGCTCGCTCACGGCCTCTGCCATCAGAGCCGCCGAATGTTGCGACTATCCGATGGCGGTTGTCGTCAGTTCTGGCGACAAGGTCGCATATGCGTTCTTGTCTGAAAGCTTCAAAAAGCTTGATAAGCTCTCATTCCTCAAAAAGGGCACTCCGCTACCACGAACCCATACCCTGCGGTTCAACGCTGATACGCAAAACATCCGGTCCGCGCGCTCGATATGTGGTCAGACCAGTCTTGCTGAATGGTTCTCTTGCAGGCGACGGCTTACGTTGGATGAAGAAGTCATCGGTCTCGGTGCTTATGGCTTCACCCTTACCGTCCTTTCCAGCGAAGAACTTGCCGACGACCCTGATGACGAAGCTTACGAAGAGGAAGCCCTATTGATAGAGAGCTGGACTCCCAAGTTCGCTCGAGGTCGCTAACGTAGCCTTAATCTCTGGACGTGGGTCCGCACTTTTCTTCGAAAAGTAGATCGGTTGCGATCTGCTGGCCCGGCTGCGGTACAAAGACTTGATCGCTTCTGGGTTGCGGTCTCCGCGTCCAGGGCGCCACATACTTTCGTGACCACGGAGATTTTACTGGTGACGTTCGATCTGCAGAGCCTGCGGGACCTGCCGGAACTGTGATGTCCGAAATGTGTTGTAATCTTCGAACAAGCGAAGCCGCCCGTTTTCAATTGGTCGGGCTTTGACTTTCAATCAGTCGCAGGTTTGGCCCAACCTGAAATGCACAGGTACACGCGCTACTGGCTGAAGCTTGAAGAACCGTGGGTAGTGCATCTTCGGCGGGGAGGATGGAAATCGAAACGTTGGATTTGCACCGATCATTACTCAGTTGTTGTGGGATTACAGTGTAGGAAATGACCTCGTGTCCATTCGCGTGCATATCGTCGAACACGATCGTCACCACATCTCACGGTGAACGCCTCAACGATCTGGTCTGTTGCAATTCCATTCAACCGCACTAGCGCACGAAGCACATGACTAGTGGCAGATTGTGCCTCAAGCGAAGTAAGCACTTGAAACGCAAGATCTGCAAAGGCGGACGCGACTATGAGATGGCTATTCGGTTCGGCATTTTGCCCGCCCAAACATCTTGCCAGAAACTGAAAACCCCCTTTCTTGTCAGAGTGATCAGCTCGGAACGCTGCCAACAGTAGGTTGGCATTCACCGAGAGAACCCCGCAGCCCTGCACCGCCAGGTACATCATGCTCCTTGCATGGTGCTCCCTGTCGATGGCTTCGACCTCGAGCAGATGATCCAATAGCGCATCGATCCCGACCGCGTTCAGACCCGCGATCTCACATGCGACCTGTCGGAACCGAAGATCGAGGGATAACACTGTTCCGCCCTCCCGGGTCGCAACGGAAACGGTGTCAAACTGGTCTCCAAGGAGATCGGCCAATTGCCGAACCTGCGCGTCTTGGAATTTGGGCATTCCAATTCCGACCGAAGTTACGCTTTTGCCGATCTTTGCAACGACGTCATCGATTTCTGCTCGCTGCGAGTTCCGCGCATCTTCAGAGTGAACTGTGCGAACGATATTCTCACCTTCCGAGTGCAACGTCATCGACTCCGAACCAGCTTCCCCGATGCGTTCGGACCAGGCGCGCAACTCATCGATTGCTGATACTGGGATCAAGACGCTTTCAAACGTGTTCGCGACACAGGTGAGAAGGTCCAATTTCGCTAGGACCCATGCCGTAATGCTATCAAGCACGAGCGGACCATGTGCGGCCACTCCAAGGTGGGCACGTTCTGCCGCCCGTTCGTGCGGATGGCCCGTCGCAACCAAGAAGGTGTAGCCAGCCTGTCCGAGGCTGAAGGCGATCTCCGGCAGACTTGCGGGCGACATTTGCGCCAAAGCGCCGAGCGGGAGCGGATGTTCCCGGTAGCTTGTGAAGAGCCGCTCAACGAAAGATCCCCTCTGGCGAATGACGTCGAGGATCGGTTCGATATCTTCATTGATCATCCGCATCGATTGGAAGGCCCGCTGATCCGGGAAGCGAGCCTGAAAAGAGGTCGAGAGCCTGTGGAAGAGGTGGAGTGTTTTCGGCTTGATCTCCGTCACCGTCCATTCTGACGGCTTGAGGCCTGTATCGGTGGTGAATCCACTTCCGACTGGCTGGCCTAGCGCCGCAGCAACGATTGCGTTCTTGGTGTCAAAATGCTGTCGGGTATGGTCCTCTTGGTTCGCAACGATAAATTCGAACGGGTCACCATCGGGCCGCGTAAGGCGCACCCATGCTCCCAGTTCGACAACATCGTGTTGAGGGAGGGCCGGGGGGCGCTCATCGAACGCATCCATCAACATCATCCCGAAGAAAGCCAGGCAAACCTCTGGATCGTCTTCATTATGTGTTACGATATCGTAGGCTTGCTCTAGGACATCGGCGCGTCCTCGACGCCACAGCAGTTGGATGAGATTGAGTTGGTCAATTGGTTCTCCCTCCAGTTCCTCGAGGGCGACTTCATCGAGCAGTTCATCTGCCCGTCGTTTCTGATTGGACCGGCCGAGAGCTTGCCAGAGCGCTAGAATGGTGTGCGCTTGGTTCGGCTCCAGATTCAGAGCTCGCTTGAACCATGGAACGGCCTCGCGTGCCTTCCCGATCGCAACAAAGAAGTGACCTCCGGCTCGTTGTAGGTCTACGTCGGTTTCAGCATGGCGACGTAGCTGCGAAAAGAAAGTCTCTCCAGACTGCCTGGGTTTCGATACGCGTGCATGCGCAACCGCCAGTCGAAAGCGCTCATGTCCAGGCACCTCAGGATTGACGTGCCCATCGAGGAGGTCGATCACGTCATCCTGCCAATCCAACTTTGCAGCGGATTCCGCGAGTTTAAACCTCAAGAACCTGCTGTCTGGCGGCCCCATATCTAAAGCCCGCCGAACCAGATCTGCGGCGACATCGTCCATACCGGCTCGCTTGCAGAGCTGGCTCGTCGTCAGCATTGATGCGGAATCCTGGATCTCTTCGGCAATCGCAAGAATTGCTTCAGCATTATTCGACTGAGACGTCTCAATTGCTCTGAGCACCTCGAGAAGGGTGTCCACCGGAATCTCGGAGGGCCGTTCAATGTCTTCCGGGTTCATCTCAACGACTAAGATGGCTTGGGCCCAATCGCGTTCGCGAATGGCCCACTCCAATTGCATGATGGCCTTATCTTCGAATGGCAGCTGAAAGACGCGATCAAGTATGTCCTGACGACCAAGGTCCAGCGCCACGGCCGCGACGATCGTCCGGCTGGCTTCGTCTTCGATCAGCGCGTCAATCGACGGCTCGAGTAGTTCCATGGCTCGTTCCGGCTCATTCGCGATGCGAAACCCGGTGATGGCATTCTGAAGAAGCGAGATATGTGTCTTGTGGGCGGGGACCTCTGTCATGAGCAAGGTCGTCCAAAGATCTGCTAAATTCTCGGCAGCCTCCTCGGCGCGACGCCGAACCTCGGCGGCCTGGGCAATGCTCGACGATGGAGCAAGCAGCACTTCCACGGCTTCATCGAGAACGGCTTCAGCGGCGTAGCGTCTGGCAGGGCGAGATTCCGGATATGCAGCGATCGTGTCGCGCGCCTTCGCTTTCCAGCCAGCATCATCACGCGCCCGAAGGACGTTCAATGTGGTTAGCATGACCTGTTCATCATGCCGAACAGAGACTGGCACGTCGTCCAAATAGGAAAGGTCTGCTCCTATTGCTCCATTCGCCTGGACAAAGTTTATCCAATGGTGCGGCGTGTCCGGATGTTCATCCAAAAGCTCTTGGGCAATCCGGACCGCGGCCTCCAACTCCTCGCGAATTAGGAAACCCGTGACGGCATTACTGCGAATTTTCGGGGAGATTGTATCAAGCTCATAGGCTCGGAGAAAAAGAGCGCTAGCCTGATCTTCCTGCCCGAGATGAAGATAGCAGTTTCCTCTCAACGAAGCGATTTTCGCGTGCCATTCAGGATCGTCCTGTATGGACGGACCGCCTTTCTCAACTGCATCAAAGATACCAAGGGCCGTGACATACTTCCGCTCCTCAATCAGCTTACGCCCAGGTTGGAGAACCAGGTCACTGAAGTCAGTCCGGACGGCTTCGAGGCGCGTATTCTGTTCGACGATCTCCAGTCTCGTTGAAATTCCATTCAGTTGCTCGGTGGTCCCGTCTTCGAGTTCAAGCTGCCGCAGTTCCTGTCTGGCAATACGATTGTCCTGTTCGTTCAACTTCTCAGAGACA harbors:
- a CDS encoding tetratricopeptide repeat protein; this encodes MSSKKIRPPEEMTKASEGYRNALDAVVSAVPAVGGPLATIGRHVLPSERDRKTAKWHSDVSEKLNEQDNRIARQELRQLELEDGTTEQLNGISTRLEIVEQNTRLEAVRTDFSDLVLQPGRKLIEERKYVTALGIFDAVEKGGPSIQDDPEWHAKIASLRGNCYLHLGQEDQASALFLRAYELDTISPKIRSNAVTGFLIREELEAAVRIAQELLDEHPDTPHHWINFVQANGAIGADLSYLDDVPVSVRHDEQVMLTTLNVLRARDDAGWKAKARDTIAAYPESRPARRYAAEAVLDEAVEVLLAPSSSIAQAAEVRRRAEEAAENLADLWTTLLMTEVPAHKTHISLLQNAITGFRIANEPERAMELLEPSIDALIEDEASRTIVAAVALDLGRQDILDRVFQLPFEDKAIMQLEWAIRERDWAQAILVVEMNPEDIERPSEIPVDTLLEVLRAIETSQSNNAEAILAIAEEIQDSASMLTTSQLCKRAGMDDVAADLVRRALDMGPPDSRFLRFKLAESAAKLDWQDDVIDLLDGHVNPEVPGHERFRLAVAHARVSKPRQSGETFFSQLRRHAETDVDLQRAGGHFFVAIGKAREAVPWFKRALNLEPNQAHTILALWQALGRSNQKRRADELLDEVALEELEGEPIDQLNLIQLLWRRGRADVLEQAYDIVTHNEDDPEVCLAFFGMMLMDAFDERPPALPQHDVVELGAWVRLTRPDGDPFEFIVANQEDHTRQHFDTKNAIVAAALGQPVGSGFTTDTGLKPSEWTVTEIKPKTLHLFHRLSTSFQARFPDQRAFQSMRMINEDIEPILDVIRQRGSFVERLFTSYREHPLPLGALAQMSPASLPEIAFSLGQAGYTFLVATGHPHERAAERAHLGVAAHGPLVLDSITAWVLAKLDLLTCVANTFESVLIPVSAIDELRAWSERIGEAGSESMTLHSEGENIVRTVHSEDARNSQRAEIDDVVAKIGKSVTSVGIGMPKFQDAQVRQLADLLGDQFDTVSVATREGGTVLSLDLRFRQVACEIAGLNAVGIDALLDHLLEVEAIDREHHARSMMYLAVQGCGVLSVNANLLLAAFRADHSDKKGGFQFLARCLGGQNAEPNSHLIVASAFADLAFQVLTSLEAQSATSHVLRALVRLNGIATDQIVEAFTVRCGDDRVRRYAREWTRGHFLHCNPTTTE
- a CDS encoding ImmA/IrrE family metallo-endopeptidase — protein: MSKFRIHMARRQGELKAKEKGYDAFPVDPFAIAETEDIFVEPKDPGRVGVSGGIIFHDESVGIFYATDIKSEGFRRFTVAHELGHYFLEGHPEEILKTAPIHMSRAGFSQGTSSIELEADHFASGLLMPSKLVGEVIGGSRVGLDGIIALSQLAECSLTASAIRAAECCDYPMAVVVSSGDKVAYAFLSESFKKLDKLSFLKKGTPLPRTHTLRFNADTQNIRSARSICGQTSLAEWFSCRRRLTLDEEVIGLGAYGFTLTVLSSEELADDPDDEAYEEEALLIESWTPKFARGR
- a CDS encoding helix-turn-helix domain-containing protein, which codes for MSNSTDSNGGFGDRLRQAREARGINQTELAAKTGLQPSAIGHFEKERRKPSFANIRALAKALSVTSDYLLGRTSDMAGATTAFRGEENLSDDDREHIQMMIDLMNQRKSGR